One window of the Halobacillus litoralis genome contains the following:
- a CDS encoding NAD(P)-dependent oxidoreductase, which yields MTTLKSKGISLENLKVNFEEVHDGLNAQEAMEESNRCLYCYDAPCIQACPTGIDIPKFIKKIASGNLKGSATTIMSSNPVGATCARVCPTEELCEGACVLNHSTEPIVIGDLQRFATDWAIKNEQLLFEPGEKNGKRIAIVGGGPAGLSAARELARFGYDVTIFEAEAEAGGLDTYGIVSFRLPQDISRWEVDQVKQLDVEIRTNTRVGKDVTFEELAEEFDSTVLTVGMGNVPMLGIEGENLEGVHDAIEFVKSTKSGPITEELLGKKVVVVGAGNTAIDAATCAARKGAVDVKIVYRRTVKEMTAYEFEYDFAKQDDVEFNWLTQPVEIIGDENGKVTHLKCVKMALGEPDADGRRRPAPVENSEFVMEVDAVVKAIGQTRYSDLIEGFGLEHDGGVVKVNPETLQTSNPDVYAAGDVIFAKGQGEAMVVTAAQQGKEVAMAIHKQLAPAPTATI from the coding sequence TTGACCACGTTAAAAAGTAAAGGAATATCCTTAGAAAACTTGAAAGTGAATTTTGAGGAAGTGCACGATGGTCTGAATGCTCAAGAAGCTATGGAAGAGTCTAATCGCTGTTTGTATTGTTATGATGCGCCATGTATCCAGGCCTGCCCTACAGGGATTGATATTCCTAAGTTCATTAAGAAAATCGCTTCCGGCAACTTGAAAGGGTCTGCAACAACAATCATGTCATCAAATCCTGTCGGAGCGACTTGCGCCCGTGTCTGTCCGACAGAGGAATTGTGTGAAGGCGCCTGCGTACTGAACCATTCTACAGAGCCGATCGTCATCGGCGATTTGCAGCGCTTTGCTACGGATTGGGCGATAAAAAATGAGCAACTGCTATTCGAACCTGGTGAAAAGAATGGAAAAAGAATAGCTATCGTCGGGGGAGGACCGGCAGGGTTATCCGCTGCTCGGGAACTGGCACGCTTCGGATATGATGTGACAATCTTTGAAGCCGAAGCAGAAGCTGGCGGGTTAGACACGTATGGAATTGTATCGTTCCGCCTTCCTCAGGATATTTCCCGTTGGGAAGTCGATCAGGTTAAACAATTGGATGTCGAAATCCGGACCAATACGAGAGTGGGGAAAGATGTAACATTTGAAGAGCTTGCAGAAGAATTTGATTCTACTGTACTTACAGTCGGTATGGGGAATGTTCCGATGCTCGGCATTGAAGGAGAAAATCTTGAAGGTGTCCATGATGCGATTGAGTTCGTGAAAAGCACGAAATCCGGACCGATCACGGAGGAATTACTTGGGAAGAAAGTAGTGGTCGTGGGTGCTGGTAATACCGCCATTGATGCAGCGACGTGTGCCGCTCGAAAAGGTGCAGTCGATGTGAAAATCGTCTACCGTCGTACAGTGAAGGAAATGACAGCCTACGAATTCGAATATGATTTCGCGAAACAGGATGATGTTGAATTCAATTGGCTCACTCAACCAGTAGAGATCATAGGGGATGAGAACGGAAAGGTCACCCATCTCAAATGTGTGAAGATGGCACTTGGTGAGCCGGATGCTGATGGACGACGCCGACCTGCACCAGTGGAAAACTCGGAATTTGTCATGGAAGTTGATGCTGTAGTCAAAGCGATCGGCCAGACACGTTATTCTGATTTAATAGAGGGATTTGGACTGGAACATGATGGCGGCGTCGTAAAAGTGAACCCGGAAACATTGCAGACGTCGAACCCGGACGTTTATGCAGCAGGGGATGTCATTTTCGCCAAAGGGCAAGGAGAAGCGATGGTCGTAACCGCTGCGCAGCAAGGGAAAGAGGTTGCAATGGCCATCCATAAACAGCTTGCTCCAGCACCGACCGCAACTATTTAA
- a CDS encoding nitrilase-related carbon-nitrogen hydrolase: MSDKVQIGLIQASHDVDGNEPVDVHKEQSIEKHIKLVREAADKGAQIICLQEIFYGPYFCSEQNSKWYEAAEEIPNGPTTIRFQQLAKELGVVIVLPIYEREGIATYYNTAAVIDADGSYLGKYRKHHIPQVGVGDKGYGFWEKFYFKPGNLGYPVFDTAFAKVGVYICYDRHFPEGARVLGLNGAEVVFNPSATVAGLSEYLWKLEQPAHAVANGYYLGAINRVGYEGPWNMGEFYGQSYLVDPRGNFVATASRDKDEVIIGEMDKKFIREVRDTWQFYRDRRPETYEKMGELLP, from the coding sequence ATGTCCGATAAAGTGCAAATTGGCTTGATTCAAGCTTCTCACGATGTGGATGGCAATGAACCCGTGGACGTTCATAAAGAACAATCGATTGAAAAACATATCAAACTGGTAAGAGAAGCCGCAGACAAAGGTGCTCAAATCATTTGTCTTCAGGAAATCTTCTATGGCCCATACTTTTGTTCTGAGCAGAACTCCAAATGGTATGAAGCTGCGGAAGAAATTCCGAACGGTCCAACGACCATCCGTTTCCAGCAGCTGGCGAAAGAACTTGGGGTCGTAATCGTTCTGCCAATCTATGAAAGAGAAGGAATCGCAACTTACTATAATACGGCAGCAGTGATCGATGCCGATGGATCCTATCTTGGAAAGTATCGTAAACACCATATTCCTCAGGTCGGTGTAGGGGACAAGGGATATGGATTCTGGGAGAAATTTTACTTTAAACCTGGCAACCTGGGCTACCCTGTATTTGATACGGCATTTGCGAAAGTCGGTGTGTACATTTGTTATGACCGCCACTTCCCAGAGGGTGCAAGAGTCCTCGGTCTGAACGGAGCGGAAGTCGTCTTCAATCCATCCGCAACTGTAGCAGGTTTATCTGAATATTTATGGAAGCTGGAGCAGCCTGCACATGCTGTGGCCAATGGTTACTATTTAGGAGCAATCAATCGTGTCGGTTATGAAGGGCCTTGGAACATGGGCGAGTTTTATGGTCAGTCTTACCTTGTGGACCCACGCGGAAACTTTGTCGCAACAGCCAGCCGAGACAAAGATGAAGTGATTATCGGGGAAATGGACAAGAAGTTCATTCGGGAAGTTCGGGATACGTGGCAGTTCTATCGCGATCGCCGTCCGGAAACGTACGAGAAAATGGGAGAGCTGCTTCCGTAA
- a CDS encoding CoA-acylating methylmalonate-semialdehyde dehydrogenase yields METTFSKSNQVVIQNFINGEWIASEEGQVEEVPNPATGEIIARVPISSKEDVDKAVQSAREAFKGWKKTPVPKRARIMFKYHQLLMENREELARALSQENGKTIKDATGEVQRGIECVEFAAGAPSLMMGDVLPDIAEGIDSGMYRYPVGVVGGITPFNFPMMVPLWMFPLALVCGNTFVLKPSERTPILAKMLVELLHEAGLPKGVMNIVNGAHDVVNGLLEHEDVDAISFVGSQPVAEYVYKTAADHGKRVQALAGAKNHSIVLPDCNLDKSVDGIINAAFGSAGERCMACSVVVAVGDVADDLVAKLKEAADQLNVGNGLEEETSLGPLIRESHRERVLGYIEAGEGENAKLVRDGRVELRENEEGYFLGATIFDYVTEDMKIWKDEIFAPVLSVVRAETLDEAIETANKSEFANGAVLYTSSGKAVQQFREEMDAGMLGVNVNVPAPMAFFPFSGNKKSFYGDLHANGKDGLNFYTKRKMLTQRWF; encoded by the coding sequence ATGGAGACAACTTTCTCAAAATCGAATCAGGTGGTCATTCAGAATTTCATTAATGGAGAATGGATTGCGTCTGAAGAAGGGCAAGTGGAGGAAGTGCCCAATCCCGCTACAGGAGAAATAATTGCCAGAGTTCCGATTTCATCAAAAGAGGATGTAGATAAAGCAGTCCAATCCGCGAGGGAAGCATTCAAGGGTTGGAAAAAGACCCCGGTACCGAAACGTGCGCGAATCATGTTCAAGTACCATCAGCTCCTGATGGAAAACCGTGAGGAGTTAGCAAGAGCCCTATCACAGGAAAATGGAAAAACGATAAAGGATGCGACAGGTGAAGTACAGCGGGGCATTGAGTGTGTAGAGTTTGCCGCTGGCGCACCAAGTCTGATGATGGGGGATGTCCTGCCAGATATTGCAGAGGGAATCGACTCTGGAATGTACCGTTATCCCGTTGGAGTCGTAGGGGGAATTACGCCATTCAACTTTCCGATGATGGTGCCATTATGGATGTTCCCGCTTGCATTAGTTTGTGGAAATACATTCGTTTTAAAACCGTCAGAACGTACGCCGATTTTAGCGAAGATGCTTGTGGAGCTATTGCACGAAGCAGGGCTTCCTAAGGGTGTCATGAATATAGTCAATGGTGCTCACGATGTCGTTAATGGATTGCTTGAACATGAAGATGTCGACGCCATTTCTTTTGTCGGATCCCAGCCTGTTGCGGAGTACGTTTACAAAACGGCAGCAGACCATGGCAAACGCGTGCAGGCTCTTGCAGGTGCAAAAAACCATTCGATCGTCTTACCTGACTGCAACCTGGATAAATCTGTAGATGGGATCATCAATGCAGCATTCGGCAGTGCAGGGGAACGGTGTATGGCATGCTCCGTAGTTGTGGCTGTAGGAGATGTTGCCGATGATCTTGTTGCTAAATTGAAAGAAGCTGCTGATCAGCTTAACGTCGGAAACGGCTTGGAGGAAGAAACGAGTCTCGGGCCATTGATTCGCGAATCTCATAGAGAACGTGTGCTTGGTTATATTGAAGCAGGCGAAGGGGAAAACGCGAAACTCGTCCGCGATGGAAGAGTTGAATTAAGAGAAAATGAAGAGGGCTACTTCCTTGGTGCAACGATTTTTGACTATGTGACAGAAGATATGAAGATTTGGAAAGATGAAATTTTCGCCCCCGTTCTCAGTGTTGTCCGTGCTGAAACCTTAGATGAAGCGATTGAAACGGCTAATAAATCCGAGTTTGCCAATGGTGCTGTCCTCTACACATCCAGCGGGAAAGCGGTCCAGCAATTCAGAGAAGAGATGGATGCCGGCATGTTAGGTGTGAACGTCAATGTACCAGCACCGATGGCTTTCTTCCCGTTCTCCGGAAACAAAAAGTCGTTCTATGGCGACCTCCATGCCAATGGAAAAGATGGCCTCAATTTCTATACGAAGCGGAAAATGCTTACTCAACGCTGGTTTTGA
- a CDS encoding SDR family oxidoreductase gives MSNKKKEIQPKQHQERQPGFEFEMKPLPEFVDENYHGSGKLEGKVAVITGGDSGIGRAVSLSFAKEGADIAIIYLDEHEDAEATKQLVEAEGRKCLLINGDLADPDFCEGAVDQVIKSVKRIDVLVNNAAVQYPQKNFADITNEQMEKTFRVNFFSYFYMAKAVLPHLRKGSTIINTSSVTAYEGNEQLIDYSSTKGAITAFTRSLAKSLVSKGIRVNGVAPGPIWTPLIPASFDKQKVAEFGSDNPMARPGQPREVAGAFVYLACDDSSYVTGQMIHVNGGVAVNG, from the coding sequence ATGTCGAACAAAAAGAAAGAAATCCAGCCAAAACAGCATCAGGAACGACAGCCCGGCTTTGAGTTTGAAATGAAACCTCTTCCCGAGTTTGTTGACGAAAATTATCATGGAAGCGGCAAGTTAGAAGGAAAAGTCGCTGTAATTACTGGAGGGGACAGCGGCATCGGCAGGGCTGTGAGTCTCTCCTTCGCCAAAGAAGGAGCCGACATAGCCATCATCTATTTAGATGAGCATGAAGATGCGGAAGCTACCAAACAACTCGTAGAAGCGGAAGGTAGAAAGTGTTTGTTGATCAACGGCGATCTAGCAGATCCTGACTTTTGTGAAGGGGCGGTCGATCAAGTCATCAAAAGCGTCAAAAGAATCGATGTGCTCGTGAATAACGCTGCCGTGCAATACCCACAAAAAAATTTCGCGGACATTACGAACGAGCAGATGGAAAAAACATTCCGCGTGAATTTCTTTTCTTATTTTTATATGGCAAAAGCCGTGCTCCCTCATTTGAGGAAAGGGAGCACCATCATCAACACCTCTTCAGTGACCGCATATGAAGGAAATGAACAACTGATTGATTATTCTTCAACGAAAGGTGCCATCACTGCTTTTACAAGATCGCTCGCTAAATCGTTAGTCAGTAAAGGAATCAGGGTGAATGGTGTCGCTCCTGGTCCGATATGGACACCACTGATTCCGGCAAGCTTCGATAAACAGAAAGTCGCTGAATTCGGATCCGACAATCCGATGGCACGTCCAGGTCAGCCAAGGGAAGTGGCTGGGGCATTCGTTTATCTTGCTTGTGATGATTCAAGTTATGTTACCGGGCAGATGATTCACGTAAATGGCGGAGTGGCCGTCAATGGATAA
- a CDS encoding DUF2254 domain-containing protein, protein MNVRDSFWFLPAIYGLISILAVIIVTIADFFLLPIIQDFVPNIVLTNQDIAKSLYSALITAILTMTTISFSTIMVVLTTYTTQFSPRTLQDFMKNRFTQHVLGVYSFSFVFVLLNLLILTEDKKKVMASPFFTVLISIVCLAFFVLFIHHSSRFVQVNNLISEIRNRTSTVIKTTYAEKSFHEETDWDQEVINDLRQQEPQVIAASHSGYIQQLQFKNLIEWAANEDAIVESEFQIGDYIQKGMPIFKCWCAREMEAEEKCQQYLLIGNERVDTQDIEFSIQKLVEIAVKAISPGINDPHTAINCINRIGSLLADLGSEYQPIRYYSDDKGHLRVIMEPKQFEEYLYMSFYQIRIYGSNDVSVMNGVIEALYQVAAVNGNDVKKDVWEFAEFLIKAVEVDRNGLDYKYFKKQVDKLSSACA, encoded by the coding sequence GTGAATGTTCGAGATAGCTTTTGGTTTTTACCCGCTATTTATGGATTGATTTCTATACTGGCTGTGATTATCGTTACGATTGCAGACTTCTTCCTGCTCCCGATCATACAGGATTTTGTACCAAATATTGTTTTAACAAATCAGGACATCGCCAAATCTTTATACAGCGCACTTATTACAGCAATTCTCACCATGACGACGATCAGTTTCTCCACCATCATGGTAGTATTGACTACTTACACGACACAGTTCTCTCCGCGTACGTTACAAGATTTTATGAAAAACCGCTTCACGCAACACGTATTAGGGGTTTATTCTTTCAGTTTCGTTTTCGTTTTGCTTAATCTGCTTATTTTGACAGAAGATAAAAAGAAAGTAATGGCAAGCCCATTTTTCACTGTCCTCATCTCGATTGTTTGTCTAGCCTTTTTCGTACTTTTCATCCACCACTCGTCAAGGTTCGTCCAAGTCAATAATTTGATCAGTGAAATACGCAATCGGACATCAACCGTGATTAAAACAACTTATGCAGAGAAAAGCTTTCATGAAGAAACAGACTGGGACCAGGAAGTTATCAATGATTTAAGACAACAGGAACCTCAAGTGATTGCAGCCAGTCACTCCGGCTATATTCAGCAGCTGCAATTCAAGAATTTGATTGAATGGGCCGCCAATGAAGATGCGATTGTTGAATCAGAGTTCCAAATTGGTGACTACATTCAAAAGGGAATGCCCATTTTCAAATGCTGGTGCGCCAGGGAAATGGAAGCAGAAGAAAAATGTCAGCAGTACTTGCTGATCGGAAATGAACGTGTAGATACTCAAGATATTGAATTCTCCATCCAGAAACTGGTAGAAATCGCTGTGAAGGCGATCTCTCCTGGAATCAATGACCCCCATACGGCAATCAACTGTATCAACAGGATCGGCTCACTTCTCGCTGATCTTGGAAGTGAATATCAACCGATTCGCTACTATTCCGATGATAAGGGGCATCTGCGAGTAATTATGGAACCAAAACAGTTCGAAGAATACCTCTACATGAGCTTTTACCAAATCCGCATCTATGGAAGTAATGATGTTTCCGTGATGAACGGAGTGATTGAAGCTTTATATCAAGTAGCAGCCGTAAATGGTAATGATGTGAAAAAAGATGTATGGGAATTTGCTGAATTCCTGATAAAAGCAGTGGAAGTTGACCGAAACGGATTGGATTATAAGTATTTCAAGAAGCAAGTTGATAAGTTGTCATCTGCTTGTGCTTAA
- a CDS encoding DUF4257 domain-containing protein has protein sequence MTNTVLIAGLIGGLTGVIAHLMRNGKVLIFPKKRVRPKGIYLGFLADFFIGSAAAIFAVTYLVPEPEVLRTLIGISILAGMTAENVLLKRELSTEKAKTEGLDRINQRLK, from the coding sequence ATGACGAATACTGTGTTGATCGCTGGTTTGATAGGAGGTCTGACAGGGGTGATCGCTCATTTGATGAGGAATGGGAAGGTATTGATCTTTCCTAAAAAGAGAGTACGGCCTAAAGGCATATACCTTGGTTTTTTAGCGGATTTCTTCATCGGTAGTGCGGCCGCTATATTTGCGGTTACCTATTTAGTTCCAGAGCCTGAAGTTTTGAGAACATTGATAGGTATTTCCATTCTTGCGGGGATGACCGCTGAGAATGTGTTACTGAAAAGAGAATTGTCTACAGAAAAAGCAAAAACCGAGGGATTGGATCGTATTAATCAGAGACTTAAATAA
- a CDS encoding aspartyl-phosphate phosphatase Spo0E family protein — translation MSCDQLRDRIESKRKEMYHAYLVEKDYSAALKKSRELDSMLNKFRKLCLKSFILALGVLIF, via the coding sequence ATGAGCTGTGATCAATTACGAGACAGAATTGAATCTAAAAGAAAAGAAATGTACCATGCCTACTTGGTTGAGAAAGACTATTCTGCAGCGCTAAAAAAATCCCGTGAATTAGATTCTATGCTCAATAAATTCAGAAAGCTTTGCCTAAAATCGTTTATTTTGGCTCTGGGTGTTTTGATATTTTAA
- a CDS encoding DUF2164 domain-containing protein, with protein sequence MKFELTKEQRQMMVEDIQYFYLNERGEEISEFVADNILEFFKDSLAPHFYNNAVNDAITVLQTQYSSIEEEVRTLERPMRR encoded by the coding sequence ATGAAATTTGAATTAACTAAAGAACAGAGACAAATGATGGTCGAAGATATACAATACTTCTACTTAAACGAAAGAGGAGAAGAAATATCTGAGTTTGTAGCTGATAATATCCTGGAATTCTTCAAAGACTCGCTAGCCCCCCACTTTTATAATAACGCAGTAAACGATGCAATCACTGTTCTACAAACCCAATACTCTTCGATTGAAGAAGAAGTTCGCACACTTGAACGTCCTATGCGTCGTTAG
- a CDS encoding alpha/beta hydrolase produces MGRDGSMTEYTIDSQYLNETMKLRVYTPKNFSPLYKYHFCIMQDGNDYYSMGRAATLSDKLHKDEEIDNTIFIGIHYNDKYDRQDKYHPDGKKQSDYVNFLIREVVPFLDEELPGYCMGRGRTLVGDSLAGTLALMTAVKFPNIFGNVIMQSPYIDQHVREVVESTKDFSSLTIYHTIGNEETDVEGTEGTRKNFLAPNRELRDFLNRQPLAYTYHELDGDHTWGTWQKDFERALLKMFSKE; encoded by the coding sequence ATGGGTAGAGATGGATCCATGACAGAATATACAATAGACAGCCAATATTTGAATGAAACGATGAAATTAAGAGTGTACACACCTAAAAATTTCTCTCCATTGTATAAGTACCATTTCTGTATCATGCAGGATGGAAATGACTATTACTCAATGGGGCGTGCGGCCACGCTGAGTGATAAGTTGCATAAAGATGAGGAAATCGATAACACGATTTTCATCGGCATTCATTATAATGACAAGTACGACAGGCAAGACAAGTATCATCCAGATGGGAAAAAACAATCGGATTATGTGAACTTTTTGATCCGCGAGGTCGTCCCTTTCCTAGATGAGGAGCTTCCTGGGTACTGCATGGGACGCGGCCGTACGCTTGTCGGTGATTCGCTGGCAGGAACGCTTGCGTTGATGACGGCGGTGAAGTTCCCGAATATCTTTGGTAATGTGATTATGCAGAGTCCTTATATCGACCAACATGTGAGAGAGGTTGTAGAATCTACGAAGGATTTCTCTTCTCTGACGATTTATCATACGATCGGAAATGAAGAGACGGATGTTGAAGGGACGGAAGGTACACGGAAGAATTTCTTAGCGCCGAACCGTGAACTTCGTGACTTTTTAAATCGTCAACCGCTGGCTTATACTTACCACGAACTCGATGGTGACCATACCTGGGGAACGTGGCAGAAGGATTTTGAACGTGCTTTATTGAAAATGTTCAGTAAGGAGTAA
- a CDS encoding YjcG family protein, whose translation MRYGIAVFPSKKVQDVANSYRKRYDPHYALIPPHITMKEPFEADESEIENKIIPELSEIAKNTEPFSYGVYKVSSFSPVTNTIYLKIEPSDEIFELNDMLHAGELPEERYFSFVPHITIAQKLSDEEFSDVFGSMRMLNFDLEDHVDRFQLLYQLENGAWSVYETFRLGKG comes from the coding sequence ATGAGATACGGAATAGCAGTTTTTCCATCAAAAAAAGTACAGGATGTGGCGAATTCTTACCGCAAACGTTATGATCCCCATTACGCGTTGATTCCCCCACATATTACGATGAAGGAGCCTTTTGAAGCGGATGAGAGTGAAATTGAGAATAAAATCATCCCTGAATTAAGTGAAATCGCAAAAAACACAGAGCCCTTTTCTTATGGTGTTTACAAAGTAAGCTCTTTTTCACCAGTAACCAACACGATTTACTTAAAAATTGAACCTTCAGATGAGATTTTTGAATTGAATGATATGCTTCATGCGGGTGAGCTTCCTGAAGAACGGTACTTTTCTTTCGTCCCTCACATCACCATTGCCCAGAAGCTTTCTGATGAAGAGTTTTCCGATGTCTTTGGCAGTATGCGGATGTTGAACTTCGATCTTGAGGATCATGTCGACCGCTTCCAGCTTCTTTACCAGCTTGAGAACGGTGCTTGGAGTGTTTATGAAACGTTCCGCCTTGGTAAAGGGTGA
- a CDS encoding GNAT family N-acetyltransferase: MDILKVSNSVQKDDAYHVRRVVFVDEQKVPEELEIDEFDDTAIHLVGYEGEQPVAASRLRFVEGYGKLERICVTKEQRGRSYGKKIIKAMEEVIREHGYSKAKLNAQTHAEEFYESIGYLTVSGEFLDAGIPHVTMTKSLS; this comes from the coding sequence ATGGATATCTTGAAGGTTTCAAATAGTGTTCAAAAAGACGACGCTTACCATGTTAGACGCGTCGTCTTTGTCGACGAACAGAAAGTACCTGAGGAATTGGAAATTGATGAGTTCGATGATACCGCGATTCATTTAGTCGGTTACGAAGGAGAGCAGCCTGTTGCGGCTTCCCGTCTCCGCTTCGTCGAAGGATATGGAAAGCTCGAGCGCATCTGTGTTACAAAAGAACAGCGTGGCCGATCATATGGCAAGAAAATTATCAAAGCCATGGAGGAAGTCATCCGTGAGCATGGATATAGCAAAGCCAAACTGAACGCTCAGACCCATGCAGAAGAGTTCTATGAGTCCATCGGTTATTTGACTGTTTCTGGTGAATTTCTAGATGCCGGGATCCCTCATGTAACTATGACAAAAAGTCTTTCATGA
- a CDS encoding DUF421 domain-containing protein, translating to MEYLQITTETIFGFAALFVMTKVLGKSQITQITAFDFIAALVLGELVGNALYDPEVGILDIGFAVLLWTLLIYGTEIVTEKFKGSRKLLEGSPSLVIYEGKVDRSQLKKSKLDINQLQHLLRSKDVFSFREVQYAVLETDGTISVLKTSQYQTVNRKDMNLTPEDVPLPRTIISDGEIIWDNLLETGFDEKWLEQQLEAQDYNEPAEVMYAEYKTGDKDLYILGM from the coding sequence ATGGAATATTTACAAATTACGACGGAGACTATATTCGGTTTCGCCGCCCTTTTTGTAATGACAAAAGTGCTCGGCAAATCGCAAATCACTCAAATCACTGCATTCGACTTCATTGCTGCCCTCGTTCTTGGTGAATTAGTAGGAAACGCCCTTTATGACCCTGAAGTGGGTATCCTTGATATCGGCTTTGCGGTTTTATTATGGACTCTGTTGATTTATGGAACAGAAATTGTTACAGAGAAATTCAAAGGCAGCCGTAAATTATTAGAAGGAAGCCCTTCCCTCGTCATTTATGAAGGAAAAGTTGATCGGAGCCAATTAAAGAAAAGCAAGCTGGATATCAATCAGCTCCAACATCTGCTTCGTTCCAAAGATGTTTTTTCTTTCCGGGAAGTTCAGTATGCGGTGCTGGAAACTGATGGTACAATTTCCGTCTTGAAAACCTCCCAGTACCAAACCGTGAATCGCAAAGACATGAACTTGACACCAGAGGACGTCCCTCTTCCACGAACGATCATCAGTGACGGGGAAATCATATGGGACAATTTACTAGAAACAGGCTTTGATGAGAAATGGCTTGAACAACAACTGGAAGCACAAGATTATAACGAACCAGCGGAAGTGATGTATGCTGAATATAAAACAGGGGATAAAGATTTATACATCCTCGGTATGTAA
- a CDS encoding MBL fold metallo-hydrolase: MSFHQLNDHCYYYHSSVNIGYVNQGTRGVLIDAGIDRSSVKKVLKELKKRELPLTHLFITHAHADHYGGAAYIQEQYDVHTIAPVFEEAILRNPSLEPLYLFGGNDPLPELQNKFLQGPPVRIDEVVNEGPLEVGAIPVEAFLLPGHSYNQSALKIDGILYAADSYFSKDTLHKHKIPYITDASMTMESLKRLLTIPCKGALPGHGEYEEDPCETIEQNIVYHQKLLDWLHSYIKEAKAITHEEIVADMCAHYDVQAPQLSQWLLYRTAVTAYLVGLKKAALIEDCIVDNRWMFYPVLHTEDV, from the coding sequence ATGTCTTTTCACCAACTCAATGACCATTGCTACTATTACCATAGTTCTGTCAATATCGGATATGTGAATCAAGGGACACGCGGGGTGCTGATAGATGCTGGCATAGACCGTTCGTCTGTTAAAAAGGTGCTCAAAGAGCTTAAGAAACGTGAGCTCCCTTTGACGCACCTTTTTATTACGCATGCTCATGCGGACCATTATGGGGGAGCCGCCTATATTCAAGAGCAATATGACGTCCATACGATAGCGCCTGTATTTGAGGAGGCTATCCTGCGAAATCCATCTTTAGAACCATTGTACCTTTTCGGTGGAAATGATCCACTCCCGGAATTACAAAACAAGTTTTTACAGGGGCCGCCCGTACGCATTGATGAAGTGGTGAATGAGGGACCTTTGGAAGTAGGGGCTATCCCAGTGGAAGCATTTTTATTGCCTGGCCACAGTTACAATCAGAGTGCCTTGAAAATAGATGGCATTTTATATGCCGCAGACAGTTATTTCAGTAAAGATACGTTACATAAGCATAAAATACCTTATATCACAGATGCTTCCATGACCATGGAAAGTCTTAAACGACTTTTGACGATTCCGTGTAAAGGTGCTTTGCCGGGGCATGGTGAATATGAAGAGGACCCTTGTGAAACGATTGAGCAAAATATCGTCTATCATCAAAAGCTTCTGGACTGGTTACACAGCTACATAAAAGAAGCAAAAGCTATTACGCATGAAGAAATTGTCGCGGATATGTGCGCACACTATGACGTCCAGGCCCCTCAATTATCTCAATGGCTCCTGTATCGCACGGCAGTGACCGCATATCTTGTCGGATTAAAAAAAGCAGCCCTCATCGAGGACTGCATTGTCGACAACCGTTGGATGTTTTATCCGGTATTACATACCGAGGATGTATAA
- a CDS encoding DUF1360 domain-containing protein: protein MLNIFEFLLLGLASFRLTRLIVRDYIMEWLRRPFIEVRIEKNEDGIEEEWIEPKGFIGEGLGCQWCVGVWSSLIMVFFYIMVPYGEWLVFILALAALQSIIYSWSNLLE, encoded by the coding sequence ATGTTGAATATATTTGAGTTTCTTCTATTAGGGTTGGCAAGTTTCCGCCTCACGCGATTGATCGTCAGGGATTATATCATGGAGTGGCTGCGCCGGCCATTTATCGAAGTGAGAATCGAAAAGAATGAAGATGGAATTGAAGAAGAGTGGATAGAGCCGAAAGGGTTTATTGGTGAAGGCCTTGGCTGTCAATGGTGTGTCGGAGTCTGGTCATCGTTAATTATGGTTTTCTTCTATATAATGGTTCCTTATGGGGAATGGCTCGTTTTCATTCTAGCTCTCGCAGCTCTTCAGTCAATCATTTATTCCTGGAGTAATCTTCTTGAGTGA